In the Leishmania donovani BPK282A1 complete genome, chromosome 29 genome, one interval contains:
- a CDS encoding serine/threonine protein kinase, putative: protein MAQAAYPPSREGSYPHSRSGGPRANPMLPEQMIGSYVIRETIGRGSFGKVKKGRHVHTGEYVAIKILNRQKLKSANMDKKIHREIEILQLFSHPNICRLYEVISTPTDMYLIMEYVEGGELYDYIVQKGRVRESEARYIFQQIVCAIEYCHHFRVVHRDLKPENILLGTGLQVKLIDFGLSNITKDGEFLATSCGSPNYAAPEVISGKLYFGPEVDVWSCGVILYALLCGCLPFDEDSIPLLFSKIKKGKYAIPSNMQTGPRELIQQILVVDPLVRLTVPQIRDNAWFNQRLPMRLSYSESIFSVKEDRILSVLVSETAKRLGVRDRDVRKELELGYGAAFVAYNILLDARRRREIAAEVRELGMSGDESRGVSHVIGAQQTKFQPKATERELNMGLMLTQSPAMVVLLDEEDATRNKWAYNRGCFVPASVATLGDPTKVSDTSLSDGSGNGGPGGSIAVGSFRITSKMCSGSLVGSGSVGSSSYAPGSLRGAAGLTGGSSSYRRAGMQSSTGGTAASQLGANLSDQPRVGSVARKHAMYTAEEEQFIVENNYGWRIGIMTDWRAEQALSAIYDVLRTFKMQWKVVSPFRLLARSTAETWSVMADSTQSRNASTRRNTLSTYSVESSAPIRIGCRSGAPGSGSSDDHEDGDIAGSMQRDEECIHAHITRTRRAGAAARSFGSAPGGGFNTSSSQVARGNYFGGLQGGDEEAAIVSGSAASGVLQSAHAIESGSESTSSPRDPRGASPPASAAASTSAIAEPASSPANPVVISLYFFRIHERHDKGYLVDFKVVRNAMVAADLVLLLSDTLVRKLG, encoded by the coding sequence ATGGCACAGGCCGCGTACCCACCGTCACGAGAGGGCAGCTACCCACACTCTCGTAGCGGTGGTCCCCGCGCGAACCCGATGCTGCCCGAGCAGATGATCGGCAGCTACGTCATTCGCGAGACCATCGGCCGCGGTAGCTTTGGCAAGGTGAAGAAAGGGCGACACGTGCACACTGGAGAGTATGTCGCCATCAAGATCCTCAACCGCCAAAAACTCAAGTCCGCCAACATGGACAAGAAGATTCACCGCGAGATCGAAATTCTGCAGCTGTTCTCTCACCCGAACATCTGCCGTCTCTACGAGGTCATCTCCACACCTACGGACATGTACCTTATTATGGAGTACGTGGAAGGCGGAGAGCTGTACGACTACATTGTCCAGAAGGGCCGCGTGCGGGAAAGTGAGGCGCGTTACATCTTCCAGCAGATTGTGTGCGCGATCGAGTACTGCCACCACTTCCGCGTCGTGCATCGTGACCTAAAGCCAGAGAACATTCTGCTGGGAACTGGGCTGCAGGTAAAGCTGATCGACTTTGGTCTTTCGAACATCACGAAGGATGGCGAGTTCCTCGCGACGTCGTGCGGGTCGCCCAACTACGCCGCACCGGAGGTCATTTCAGGTAAACTGTACTTTGGTCCAGAGGTGGATGTATGGTCTTGTGGCGTCATTCTCTACGCGCTGCTCTGCGGGTGCCTGCCGTTCGACGAGGATAGCATCCCGCTCCTTTTCAGCAAGATCAAGAAGGGCAAGTATGCCATCCCATCCAACATGCAGACGGGGCCGCGGGAGCTCATTCAGCAGATCCTCGTCGTGGACCCACTCGTGCGGCTCACCGTCCCGCAAATCCGCGACAACGCCTGGTTCAATCAACGCCTGCCAATGCGGCTGTCTTACAGTGAGTCCATCTTCAGCGTGAAGGAAGACCGCATTTTATCGGTGTTGGTGAGCGAAACAGCGAAGCGGCTGGGAGTGCGGGACAGAGATGTGCGCAAGGAGCTCGAGCTCGGCTACGGGGCCGCCTTTGTCGCCTATAATATTCTGTTGgacgcacgccgccgtcgcgagATTGCGGCTGAAGTGCGCGAGCTTGGCATGTCCGGCGATGAGTCCCGCGGGGTGAGCCACGTCATCGGCGCCCAGCAGACGAAGTTTCAGCCAAAGGCGACAGAGCGGGAGCTCAACATGGGCCTCATGCTGACGCAGAGCCCCgcgatggtggtgctgctTGACGAAGAAGACGCCACGAGGAACAAGTGGGCCTACAACCGCGGCTGCTTCGTGCCCGCTTCCGTCGCAACCCTTGGCGACCCAACAAAGGTGAGCGATACGAGCCTgagcgatggcagcggcaatGGCGGTCCAGGCGGGTCGATCGCAGTCGGCTCCTTCCGTATCACTTCCAAGATGTGCTCCGGATCCCTGGTCGGCTCCGGCAGCGTAGGCTCTTCCTCTTATGCGCCAGGCAgtctgcgcggcgcggcggggctcacgggcggcagcagcagctacCGGCGTGCTGGCATGCAGAGCAGCACAGGGGgaaccgccgcctcgcagctgGGGGCGAACCTGAGCGACCAGCCGCGCGTCGGATCTGTAGCCCGCAAGCACGCCATGTAcaccgcggaggaggagcagttCATTGTGGAGAACAACTACGGCTGGCGCATCGGTATCATGACGGACTGGCGGGCAGAGCAGGCGCTTTCCGCCATCTATGACGTCCTGCGTACCTTCAAGATGCAGTGGAAGGTGGTCTCGCCCTTCCGCCTCTTGGCACGGTCAACAGCCGAGACATGGAGTGTGATGGCGGACTCGACGCAGAGCCGCAACGCGTCCACACGCCGAAACACGCTAAGCACTTACTCCGTTGAATCCTCTGCACCGATCCGGAttggctgccgcagcggtgccccagggagcggcagcagtgacgATCACGAGGACGGAGACATCGCCGGTAGCATGCAACGCGACGAGGAGTGCATCCACGCACATATAACCCGCACACGCCgggcaggcgctgcggctcgcAGCTTCGGGAGcgcaccaggtggcggcTTCAACACTAGCTCGAGCCAGGTCGCGCGCGGCAACTATTTCGGCGGCCTACAGGGCGGAGACGAGGAAGCGGCGATAGTCTCTGGAAGCGCGGCGTCGGGAGTGCTGCAGTCAGCACATGCGATTGAGAGCGGGTCTGAGTCGACGTCCTCGCCGCGTGACCCACGCGGCGCGTCCCCACCagcgagcgccgctgcctccacctccgcaaTTGCGGAACCAGCCTCGTCACCGGCAAATCCTGTCGTTATTTCCCTCTACTTCTTTCGCATTCACGAGCGGCACGATAAAGGTTACCTGGTGGATTTCAAGGTCGTGCGCAATGCCATGGTCGCCGCGGACCTggtgcttctcctctctgATACGCTGGTCAGGAAGTTGGGCTAA
- a CDS encoding N-acetylglucosaminyl transferase component, putative translates to MPLSSTTEICMLVWPLSAAMQILGPNDSIAWVVGWNDRSLYIIVTWFLRNCTLPEAKAELQQIRCVLQNYKGHMPEIPYSNLNILGCVRPNSAPSSCNFCSVTEEEDIRGARKGSYLWLELLEGPVLAELWCCGARVQPCQLHVVRCDPSKALSIRPTIFSATALYGVSGVRQLQSGVAPVCAPGANSNLEGVLLPQVMRKEAEPRVLKRHQQRRCYTSVVNDSITLAAEDSCFSDRDTGEQSSVLADKRWGTSFNANPSFTVQASSSAQDASVTTELHRNSSLRDRLPVTQEESMSLSEGDGSATAAPIGVMTLSDSEMDQLDSNDRRGRGQSALQFEKLLAQSTPAPSHSIALPPPAGVPPRLDFTSTTDRAEMSVFLATMRAGRHVRRVMQKEQLYNYVKEDTEEPLTGVLKYAVDFISTYVVGLLKLLRFSRTAEVLLYRTSEFAHFLCAVSFANDSCGLHPVLPHQVSSSINHRYVCIFGYVSRCAVDLVLGVLVYLCLSACGPSLYAASQYMTRHWLYEVHASYMDWFDGYPAGLKVNEDLNMALCFFAKCVLEVWDALLRWSPATLPSLVSFQAASVAVEGNVCSTVAAVSTAAASSTWFSPASEDQRQAVYEWVSMAFHLRIFCLLGCSTAAALVSDVTGLVSLHLRFLHHAIALPYCFARVLLTNLFRQFYGVKYNPLRKRYDIYHFQVDQMLAATFLFVIIIFLFPTLAVYYLYFSFVLATIWYMETCLESIAYLSLHVPIHPIVYWLCARHRLSGGVALSNPVITSVRRFLGCGSRPGHDEEELASHTVEVTVEALPLPLSAMLTDFFVVVDISMTRLWPAKVVSLVLRGRIEYLPKMTDILGPHLLTNCVSPRCTLCTPSPEKDTTKKHK, encoded by the coding sequence ATGCCGCTCTCCAGCACAACCGAAATCTGCATGCTGGTATGGCCACTCTCGGCCGCCATGCAGATCCTGGGCCCGAACGACTCTATTGCgtgggtggtggggtggAATGACCGCAGCCTGTACATCATCGTGACCTGGTTTCTGCGCAACTGCACGTTgccggaggcgaaggcggagtTACAGCAAATCAGGTGTGTCCTGCAAAACTACAAGGGGCACATGCCGGAGATACCGTACAGTAACCTCAACATCCTCGGCTGCGTGCGGCCCAACAGCGCCCCTAGCAGCTGTAACTTCTGCTCCgtcacggaggaggaagacaTCCGCGGCGCACGCAAGGGCAGCTATCTCTGGCTGGAGCTCCTTGAGGGGCCagtgctggcggagctgtggtgctgcggcgcgcgcgtgcagcccTGCCAGCTGCATGTCGTGCGGTGTGATCCGTCAAAGGCGCTTTCCATTCGCCCCACCATCTTTTCGGCCACAGCGCTCTACGGGGTGTCAGGCGTGCGACAGCTGCAGAGCGGCGTCGCGCCGGTGTGCGCACCAGGCGCGAACTCGAATCTGGAGGGTGTTCTGCTCCCGCAGGTCATGCGCAAAGAGGCGGAGCCGCGCGTACTCAAGcgacaccagcagcgccggtgctACACGAGCGTCGTGAACGACTCCATCACACTGGCCGCCGAGGACAGCTGCTTCTCCGACCGCGACACGGGGGAACAGTCGAGTGTGCTGGCAGACAAGCGCTGGGGGACGTCCTTCAATGCCAACCCGAGTTTCACCGTTCaggccagcagctccgcacaGGACGCGTCCGTTACCACTGAGTTGCATCGGAACAGCTCCCTGCGCGACCGACTGCCAGTAACCCAGGAGGAGAGCATGTCGCTCTCGgagggcgacggcagcgcgacggcagcgccgatcGGCGTGATGACGCTCAGTGACTCGGAAATGGACCAACTGGACAGCAACGAtcggagggggagggggcagtcGGCGTTGCAGTTCGAGAAGCTCCTCGCGCAGAGTACGCCGGCCCCATCCCACAGCattgcgctgccgccgccggcgggcGTGCCGCCTCGCCTCGACTTTACCTCGACCACGGACAGGGCAGAGATGAGCGTCTTTTTGGCGACGATGCGCGCTGGCCGGCATGTGCGCCGCGTCATGCAGAAGGAGCAATTGTACAACTACGTCAAGGAGGACACCGAGGAGCCGCTGACGGGGGTGCTCAAGTACGCTGTCGACTTCATCTCCACCTACGTGGTGGGTCTCTTGAAGCTCCTGCGTTTCAGCAGGacagcggaggtgctgctctATCGAACCTCCGAGTTCGCACACTTTTTGTGCGCCGTCAGTTTCGCCAACGACTCCTGCGGCCTCCAtccggtgctgccgcaccaaGTCTCGTCCTCCATCAATCACCGCTATGTCTGCATCTTTGGCTACGTCTCGCGCTGCGCAGTGGACCTGGTTCTCGGAGTGCTTGTCTACCTGTGCTTGTCAGCCTGTGGCCCTTCCCTCTATGCTGCCTCGCAGTACATGACGCGTCACTGGCTGTATGAGGTGCACGCGTCCTACATGGACTGGTTCGACGGCTACCCCGCTGGGCTAAAGGTGAACGAGGACCTGAACATGGCCCTCTGCTTCTTCGCCAAGTGCGTGCTGGAGGTGTGGGATGCGCTGCTGAGATGGTCTCCTGCCACGCTGCCGAGCCTTGTGTCCTTCCAAGCGGCctcggtggcggtggaggggaaCGTGTGCAGCAcagtcgccgccgtcagtacggcggcggcgtcgtcaaCGTGGTTTTCCCCAGCATCCGAGGATCAACGCCAAGCGGTGTACGAGTGGGTCAGCATGGCATTTCACCTGCGCATCTTCTGTCTTCTGggatgcagcaccgccgctgccctcgtcTCGGACGTGACGGGGCTCGTCTCGCTCCACCTGCGCTTCCTTCACCACGCCATTGCGCTGCCATACTGCTTCGCCCGCGTTCTGCTGACAAACCTCTTCCGCCAGTTCTACGGTGTCAAGTACAACCCCCTGCGCAAGCGGTACGACATTTACCATTTTCAGGTGGATCAGATGCTGGCCGCTACATTTCTCTtcgtcatcatcatcttTCTGTTTCCAACGCTGGCCGTGTACTACTTGTACTTTTCCTTTGTGCTGGCAACAATTTGGTACATGGAGACGTGCCTTGAGTCTATTGCCTACCTCTCGCTGCATGTGCCTATCCACCCGATCGTCTACTGGCTGTGTGCACGGCATCGTCTAAGTGGCGGGGTGGCGCTCTCGAATCCTGTCATCACCAGTGTGCGTCGATTCCTCGGCTGTGGCAGCCGCCCAGGtcacgacgaggaggagctcgccTCCCACACGGTTGAGGTGACagtggaggcgctgccgctcccacTATCTGCTATGCTGACTGATTTCTTCGTTGTTGTGGACATCAGTATGACCCGCCTGTGGCCGGCAAAGGTAGTCTCGttggtgctgcgcggcaggaTTGAGTACTTACCGAAAATGACAGACATTCTCGGGCCCCATCTTCTGACCAACTGCGTGTCGCCACGGTGTACCCTGTGTACGCCGTCACCTGAGAAGGACACGACCAAAAAGCACAAATGA